The following coding sequences lie in one Rhodohalobacter barkolensis genomic window:
- a CDS encoding monovalent cation/H+ antiporter subunit D family protein — protein MDLTLVPLLAILASLAAVPLILFSSSRPNLREFWTILAAVVKFGLVLTLLPSALRGESVALHLFDLAPGLPFALNADPLGVFFAVIASGLWIFTSFYSIGYVRGHKEHKQTRYYASFAICLSATIGIAFSGNLLTFIVFYELLTLATYPLVIHTESDDAIKAGRKYLAFTLTAGLLLIAAAGMVYYYTGTLDFTPGGILADADIPYHMILVMFILFLGGVGVKAGIMPLHGWLPAAMAAPTPVSALLHAVAVVKSGVFAVLRVVGYIFGVDVMADYGLNDIIIVLAGATIILASLIAFAQDNLKRRLAYSTVGHLSYIVLGIALLTPLGIQGGIMHIAAHATMKITLFFCAGAIIVNLHRTEISNLNGIAKVMPWTMGAFVVGSMGLAGIPPINGFLSKFYLISGSLEGDMMIPVIILIVSGLLNAGYFFPIIHRAYFKKGEGLEKYGEASPFMVVPIVITATLSVLFGLFPNLFFNFFDLAAQISESLFNSPSP, from the coding sequence ATGGATCTTACGCTTGTACCTTTATTAGCTATTTTAGCATCGCTTGCAGCGGTTCCGCTCATTCTGTTCAGTTCGTCGAGACCGAACCTGAGAGAGTTTTGGACAATTTTGGCCGCTGTGGTCAAGTTTGGACTGGTACTGACACTCCTTCCGTCAGCCCTAAGAGGGGAAAGCGTTGCACTTCATCTGTTTGATCTGGCTCCCGGCCTTCCATTTGCACTGAATGCAGATCCGTTAGGTGTATTCTTTGCTGTTATTGCTTCCGGACTATGGATTTTCACCTCGTTTTACTCCATTGGATATGTACGAGGACACAAGGAGCATAAGCAGACCCGATACTATGCAAGTTTTGCAATCTGTTTGTCGGCAACGATTGGAATTGCATTTTCCGGTAACCTGCTCACGTTCATTGTTTTCTACGAACTGTTAACACTGGCAACCTATCCGCTTGTGATTCATACGGAATCGGATGATGCCATTAAAGCCGGTCGCAAATATCTGGCATTTACATTGACAGCCGGACTCCTTCTGATTGCTGCAGCCGGAATGGTTTATTACTACACCGGAACATTAGATTTTACCCCGGGCGGAATTCTTGCTGATGCAGATATCCCTTATCACATGATTCTGGTGATGTTCATTCTCTTTCTGGGTGGCGTGGGTGTTAAAGCCGGTATTATGCCGCTTCACGGCTGGCTTCCTGCAGCAATGGCTGCCCCAACCCCTGTTAGTGCACTTCTTCACGCCGTTGCTGTTGTAAAATCCGGTGTATTTGCTGTACTAAGGGTTGTAGGCTACATTTTTGGAGTAGATGTAATGGCCGATTACGGTTTAAATGATATTATCATCGTACTTGCCGGTGCAACCATCATACTGGCATCCTTGATAGCTTTTGCACAAGATAATTTGAAACGACGTCTTGCATATTCTACGGTTGGTCACCTTTCCTACATTGTACTCGGTATCGCGCTGCTGACTCCTTTGGGAATTCAAGGTGGTATCATGCACATTGCCGCTCATGCAACGATGAAAATTACTCTCTTTTTCTGCGCCGGAGCCATCATTGTCAATCTGCACCGAACAGAAATCAGCAATTTAAATGGAATTGCAAAAGTGATGCCCTGGACGATGGGTGCTTTTGTAGTTGGATCGATGGGGCTTGCTGGCATCCCTCCCATCAACGGTTTTTTAAGTAAGTTCTACCTGATCTCCGGATCTCTTGAGGGAGATATGATGATTCCGGTCATCATCCTGATTGTGAGTGGACTATTAAATGCCGGGTACTTTTTTCCAATTATTCACCGGGCTTATTTCAAGAAAGGTGAAGGACTGGAAAAATATGGAGAGGCATCACCGTTTATGGTTGTTCCTATTGTAATTACTGCCACACTTTCTGTTCTCTTTGGATTGTTCCCAAATCTCTTTTTCAACTTTTTTGATCTCGCAGCACAAATCAGCGAATCACTCTTTAATTCACCATCACCATGA
- a CDS encoding complex I subunit 5 family protein — protein MIESHLPALIALTFVLFAILIPAFGLWKPSTSQPLAVVGSGIASVLSLYGFLSYLQTGSIRYFFGGWEPPVGIEFVYDGLSGFFILVINTVAFFVLIHSRHVARTEYPGKEMPYFALAMLALLGFNGMILTGDLFNLYVFLEISSLASYGLIAIGSRPAPFAAFRYLIIGTAGGTLYLLGVGFLYTVTGTLNIIDMAAMLPSFATDTSVVAALVFMVVGIGVKAALFPLHGWLPDSYTFASSSSTALIAPIGTKVAAYILFRIVFYLFGVELTDAVAPITTVIGVLAAIGILYGSIMAIAQTEMKRMLAYSSVSQIGYIIMGLSLANPLGFAGALLHVLNHAVMKACLFLVAGNLRMKEGHSDISKFDDSYRKKYPWTMASFSVAAISMVGLPPLAGFFSKWYLALGTIDNENWLFLTVILVSSLLNAVYFFRILEKVYMMNPKKDQKEATDAKKDEVSASMLIPTSVLAIALFVIGFANAAIVAVLFDIFPM, from the coding sequence ATGATTGAGTCGCATCTACCGGCACTAATTGCTCTTACATTTGTACTATTTGCCATTCTGATTCCGGCATTCGGGCTGTGGAAACCCTCCACTTCACAACCACTTGCGGTTGTAGGATCGGGTATCGCTTCCGTCCTGTCTCTCTACGGTTTTTTATCGTATCTGCAAACCGGGAGTATCCGCTACTTCTTTGGTGGCTGGGAACCACCCGTTGGTATTGAATTTGTCTACGATGGGTTATCCGGATTTTTCATCCTGGTTATCAATACCGTTGCATTTTTTGTTTTAATTCATTCGCGACATGTTGCCCGGACGGAGTATCCCGGTAAAGAGATGCCCTACTTTGCACTGGCCATGCTGGCTCTACTCGGGTTTAATGGAATGATCCTCACCGGCGACCTCTTCAACCTTTATGTATTTCTTGAGATTTCGTCACTGGCCAGTTACGGTTTAATCGCTATCGGATCACGCCCGGCACCCTTTGCCGCTTTTCGATATCTGATCATCGGAACAGCAGGAGGTACTTTATATCTGTTGGGAGTAGGTTTTCTCTACACGGTAACCGGTACATTAAATATTATTGATATGGCGGCCATGCTGCCAAGCTTTGCTACAGATACCTCTGTAGTTGCTGCTTTGGTATTTATGGTTGTCGGTATAGGCGTAAAAGCGGCACTTTTCCCACTTCACGGATGGCTGCCCGACTCCTATACCTTTGCTTCATCCAGTTCCACGGCACTCATTGCTCCAATCGGGACAAAAGTAGCCGCATATATTCTGTTTAGAATTGTTTTCTATCTATTTGGTGTAGAGTTAACCGACGCCGTTGCCCCTATCACTACTGTTATTGGTGTTCTGGCAGCTATTGGAATACTCTACGGTTCTATCATGGCTATTGCACAAACTGAAATGAAGCGCATGCTGGCTTACAGCAGTGTTTCCCAAATCGGATATATTATCATGGGGCTAAGTTTGGCCAATCCACTGGGTTTTGCAGGAGCGTTGCTTCACGTTTTAAACCATGCTGTGATGAAAGCTTGTCTTTTTCTGGTTGCAGGAAATTTGAGAATGAAAGAAGGCCATTCAGACATCAGCAAATTTGACGACAGCTACAGAAAAAAATATCCCTGGACGATGGCTTCATTTAGTGTTGCCGCCATCTCCATGGTTGGATTGCCGCCATTGGCCGGCTTCTTCAGCAAATGGTATCTAGCACTTGGAACTATTGACAATGAGAACTGGCTCTTTTTAACCGTAATTCTTGTGAGTTCACTGTTAAATGCGGTTTATTTCTTCCGAATTCTTGAGAAAGTTTACATGATGAATCCGAAGAAAGATCAGAAAGAAGCAACAGATGCTAAAAAAGATGAGGTTTCGGCAAGTATGCTGATTCCTACATCGGTTCTAGCCATTGCACTTTTTGTCATTGGATTTGCAAATGCGGCTATTGTCGCCGTTCTGTTTGATATTTTCCCGATGTAG